The genomic DNA GTCCCCACGCGACGCGAAATTTCGCAGTCGCCAACGCCGAACGATCTGGCTGTTCTGCGGAGCGATTCTGCTGCTCTACTTCGCCCGGATCGCCTACATCCAACAGACTATCTAGGTATCGGGCAGGTTTGCATCTCGCAACGCTGCACCTCCCCGAACTTTGCTTCGCTCGTTCGACCCTCCCCTTCAAACTGCGTTTGGCGGAGGGTGAAGTGGTGCAGCTTCACCCGCTCAAGCTAAGGTTGAGAAGGGGACGTTCTTGACCTAAAACGATGTTGCCTGTACGCTGTGGCATTGTTTTTGCAACTCCAACCACGTCATGTGTATCAAGGACTTCCGAGAATGTCAGGATCCGAAAGAAGACGCGAACTGCGTCGTCGTCGTCATCGCAGAAAGCAAGTTGGCAAGCTGACGGTTAAGGCTGGAAAGGCGAGCCCCGCTGAAAAGCTGGAAATCGCTCGCAAACTGCGTCGCCTGACCCCCGGTGCCGATGTTCTGATCGAACGATTGAGCCTGGTCTCCTAGACTCCGGGCAACGCTCCAATATTTGATTCGGGTTGAGTGGTTAGCACTGTCTGGCCACCTGGTTCCATAGATCGGCTGGAGCTGCCTTGCGACAGCTTTCGATCGCGCGAGCTGGTCGTTCTGAATTACCAACGTGGTAACGCTAACGCTATCGGAACTCAGCATGCTCGCTGGTGAAATCTACCAACCCAATTCGATTCGATTGATCGATGTGCCCGCTGCCGCGACAGCTTCGGATGTCCCAGCGGGTCAAATTCTCTTTGAGCCTCAGTTGGCCTGCCTGTGCGGCAGCGACCTTCTGTATTACGAGGCCGACAATCCCGGCTACATGCCTCACGTCGGCCAATCGCTGCACGAGATGATCGGCCGCGTCGTCGAGACGACGGGCGACAAGTTTGCCGTCGGCGATCGGGTGCTCGCTGTGCCGATCGAACACTACGGTTTCTACGGCCGCTACTGGGTCGATCAAGCCCGTGCGGTCCGCGTCGATCCGCGTTGCAGCGATGCCGCCGCCGTGCTGGCTCAGCCGTTGGGAACGGTGCTGTTCGCGCTCCGCCGGATTCCGTCGGTGCTCGCCCGCCGCGTGATGCTGTTTGGCGCCGGACCGATGGGCCAGTTGTTCGTTCGCGTTTTGAAGCTGTTTGGCGCGGCGGAGATCATCGTCGTCGATCCGGTTCGCGATCGCTTGGATCTCGCGTTGGCTGGCGGTGCGACTCAGGTGATCCATGGCACCGCGGCTCAGGCGGCTGCCGAAGCGGCCTCGATGCCCGGTGGCGGTCCCGATCTGGTGATCGAAGCGGTCGGGCATCGCCAACAAGTGCTCAACGAATGTATCGCCGCATGCCGACCCGAAGGGGAGATCCTGTTTTTTGGCGTGCCGCCGATCGAAGCGAACGGGATCAAGCTGAAGGAAATGTTCTGGAAGAATCTGCGGATGTACACCAGCGTCGGCCCCAGCTTTGAGATCGATTTCTCGCTGGCGATGAAGATGGTCGCCGAGCGGACGATCGATGTCGAACCGCTGGTATCGCATCGGATGCCGATCGATCAGATCCAAGAAGCGTACGACATGTTCGCCACGCGACGCGAGGGAGCGATGAAGGTCTTCCTCGATTTCCCCGCGTACCAAGCATGACCCAAGCCGTCTTCTCCCACGTTCCGCAACGCATCGTTTCGGGCGGGCAAACGGGAGTGGACCGCGGAGCGTTGGATGCGGCGATCGCGCTCGGAATCCCGCACGGCGGATGGTGTCCGCGCGGCCGGCTGGCAGAGGATGGCCAGATCCCAGCGCGTTACGATCTGACCGAACACCAATCTCCACGCTACAAAGACCGCACGCTGCAAAATGTCATCGACAGCGATGCCACGTTGATCCTCTACTGCGACACGCTGCGCGGTGGCACGCGATTGACGCAGCGTTACGCCGTCGATGCAGGCAAGCCGCAGCTAGCGGTAGCAATCGACGACGAATGGTCGGTCGAAAGCGTCCACCGCTGGCTGTACCAGTATCAACCTCTGTCGCTGAATATCGCCGGGCCGCGCGAGAGCAACTTTCCCGGCGTGCAAGCACTCAGCACCGAAGCCGTCTTGCGGATCTTTGACCACAGCGGCTGACGCCGATCGCTCTTACGACAGCATCAACCAACAAAGGGTTGTGATGACACAGACGGCGATCAGGTTCAGCACCAATCCCGTGCGAGCCATCACGCCGGTCGAAAGCCCTCCGGCACCGTAGACGATCGTATTGGGAGCGGTCGCGACCGGCAGCATGAAAGCGCAACTGGCACTGATCGTCCCTGGGATCATGATCATTTCCGCGGGCACATCGGCGGCGATCGCCGTGCTGGCGAGGATCGGCAACAACAGGGCGGTCGTCGCCGTGCCGCTGGTGATCTCGGTCAGGAAGGTGACCAGCAAACAGACGCCGCCGATCAC from Rosistilla carotiformis includes the following:
- a CDS encoding putative molybdenum carrier protein, producing the protein MTQAVFSHVPQRIVSGGQTGVDRGALDAAIALGIPHGGWCPRGRLAEDGQIPARYDLTEHQSPRYKDRTLQNVIDSDATLILYCDTLRGGTRLTQRYAVDAGKPQLAVAIDDEWSVESVHRWLYQYQPLSLNIAGPRESNFPGVQALSTEAVLRIFDHSG
- a CDS encoding zinc-dependent alcohol dehydrogenase, yielding MLAGEIYQPNSIRLIDVPAAATASDVPAGQILFEPQLACLCGSDLLYYEADNPGYMPHVGQSLHEMIGRVVETTGDKFAVGDRVLAVPIEHYGFYGRYWVDQARAVRVDPRCSDAAAVLAQPLGTVLFALRRIPSVLARRVMLFGAGPMGQLFVRVLKLFGAAEIIVVDPVRDRLDLALAGGATQVIHGTAAQAAAEAASMPGGGPDLVIEAVGHRQQVLNECIAACRPEGEILFFGVPPIEANGIKLKEMFWKNLRMYTSVGPSFEIDFSLAMKMVAERTIDVEPLVSHRMPIDQIQEAYDMFATRREGAMKVFLDFPAYQA
- a CDS encoding DUF6800 family protein → MSGSERRRELRRRRHRRKQVGKLTVKAGKASPAEKLEIARKLRRLTPGADVLIERLSLVS